Part of the Sulfobacillus acidophilus DSM 10332 genome, TTTGCGATCGATATGGGAAGCCGATAGTCCGAGCTGGCCCGATGTGCCCCCCTTTCCGTCCGGACAAGAAATGGCCACGCGTACCGCGTCCGGCCGCGTGATTAACCTCATTGCCGACCAACGCCCCCATTTTATCGGCGGGTCGGCCGATTTGGGCCCATCCAACGAAACCCGCATCAAAAACGGGGGCGATTTTACCCCGGACACTCCCGACGGCAGAAATCTTCACTTCGGGGTGCGGGAACATGCGATGGGAGCCCTCTTGAACGGGATTTCCTTACATGGGGAGTTCCGGGTCTTCGGCGGCACCTTTCTCATTTTTTCGGATTACATGTTGCCCGCCATGCGGCTCGCCGCCCTCATGCATCAACCGGTCACCTATGTTTTGACTCACGACTCGATTGGCGTCGGGGAAGACGGACCGACCCACCAACCCATTGAGCAAGTGACCCATTTGCGGGCAATCCCCAATTTAGTCTTGATTCGGCCCGCAGACGCCAACGAAACGCGAGAAGCCTGGCGCCTAGCGTTCACCAGTCAATCCCGCCCGGTGGCATTGGCCCTGACCCGCCAAAAAGTTCCGGTGCTGGACGCCGATCGAACGACCGGCGTTGCCCAAGGGGCCTATATTCTCGAGGACGCCTCGACAGGTCGACCCCGATGCATTCTGTTGGCTAGCGGCTCGGAAGTGCACTTGGCTCTTGCCGCACGACAAACCTTAGAAGCCAAAGGGATTCCCACCCGCGTGGTCAGTATGCCGTCTTGGGCACTCTTTGAAGAACAATCGGATGAATATCGTCAGAGGGTCATTCCTCCGGACGTGCCGGCGCGCATCGCGATTGAAGCGGCTTCTCCGCTGGGCTGGGACCGCTATGTAGGCCCCCAAGGCCAGATTTTGGCCATGCGCCGATTTGGTGCCTCCGCCCCCGGTCCCGAACTCTACCGTCAGTTTGGGTTTACCCCGGAAAATATCGTGGCAATCGCCGAATCGTTGGTCGCCAGTCTCGATCTGGATCGAGTATAAACGACACAATGCCGGTCCGGGTGTCGGGGGATTACTCCGGCACCCGGGGCGGGCATTAATCCCAACGGAGGTGCTGAACCTCCCCCATCGTCTCCGCGCCCAACCCGCGATAAAACCGGGAGGCTTCCTGATTCCACACCAACCACAGCATTTGTCGTACCCCACGATCCGAAGCCCAATTCCGGGCCGCTTCAAAGAGACGCCGGCCAATGCCTTGGCCCCGCACCTCCGGTCGAACATAAAGGCGGACCAATAACGCCCACTGCTGACGCCATCTGGTCCCTGGCCACCCGAGTTCATGAATCATGATTTCAACGCTTCCCACGATTGTCCCGGTTTGTTCGGCTACGCCGATCCAGGCATCGGGATCTTCTAGCGCGCTACGATATACCGATCGCGGCTCAACCACATCCGACATCGGAAACAGATCCGGCCGAAAACTCGCATGCCACTCATCTAACGCTCGCCACAACTCAGACACGGCCGGCCAATCGCGGATGACGGCGGGTCGAATGGTTACCGGTGCAGCGGTCATGCCAAAGACGCCTCCTCAACCGGAAACCTTAAGGTGACACGGGTCCCGCCTTCGGGTCGCCGCTCGATGACAACCGAGCCCTGATGTTGGCGCACCACGTCTTCCACTATCGCCAATCCGAGCCCGCTCGATCCTTGTCGCGACAAATCGCCGGTGACAAACCGTTCAAAAACCCGCGGAAGCAACTCGTCCGGAATCCCCGGTCCTTGATCGTCCACCTCAATCACGGCCTGCCCGTCAACCACGTCGCTTATCACCTCCACCGTACTTCCTGGCGGTGACCATTTAATCGCATTATCCAGTACATTCATCAAAGCTTCCATAAGATAATCTTCATTGCCCCACATCACCCCGTCCTGGCGGTTCTGCCAAACTACCCCCACTTGTGCACGGTCGGCTACCGGACGTACCCGTTCGATCGTCTTGCCGACCCACGCTTGGAGAGCCAGCCGTTCCCGCGAACCCGTCTGACTCCAGATGCGGGTGGCTTTTAACAGGCGATCCACCAGTCGCTGCAACCGTAGCGTTTCCTCCCACGCCACATGAATCGCCCGCTTTTGTTGTTCGCCGGTTGCCACGCCGTCTTCTATGGCTTCCAAAAATCCCCGAATCGAGGTCAGAGGCGTGCGTAAATCATGGGCGACATGAGCCAAGAGCGCATCCCGGGCCTCCGCTTCACGACGTAATTGCTCCATTTGCCTTTCAATGCGATCTTGTAAGCGATTAAATTCCACCGCCAACGCCTGCACTTCGGTCGGCCCTTGCACCTCGGCCCGCACCGATTCGGGCCCTTGGCCCATCGTCGCCACGGTTCGGCGCAGCCGGTCGATGGGTTGGGCCAATCGTTGACTGATTTCATAGGCTAATGCCCCCACCACGACGACCGCCACCATTTCTCCCAGCACTAAAAGACGCGTCAACGACCCGGCCGTCCGATTGGCCAGCGAAAGCGGCGACTCCAAAAACACCCCGCCCGCCACTTGATTGCCCACGACAATCGGCACGCCGACCGCCGCCACATGCTGATTCAAAATCCCACGGTAAGGCAATCCGCTCTCCAAGACCCGCGCCAGTACCGGCTCGGGCAACGGAGTCACCGGGATACGAGGCGACCCGGTTTCCAATAGCACTTGACCGGTATCATCGACCACAAAAACCCGATCATTTAACGTCCCTTGCAAAAGATTGACCAAGTATACGCCCATTTCCGGGTAGATAGCGCCCGTAAAATATCCATGCATGACCGGCGCAATGGCATCGGCTTGACTGACCAAGCGCGCCATTTGGCTTCGCACCAGATATTGCCGAAAGGTCACCTGAGATACCCCCAGTGCAAACGCCAGCACTAATACCGCCACAAAGACGTGACTCAGCACCAAGCGCGTCGAGAGCTGTTGATACCAATGACCGAACCGCTCGCGCCAACTCATGCCGACCGCGCTTTCACGACAAATCGATAGCCTTGTCCCCATACGGTTTCTAGATATTCATACGGCGTATTGCTAGCCAAAAGCTTTTGCCTAAGACGCGTGACATGCACATCCACTGTCCGGCTATCCCCGTCAAAATCGAGGCCCCAAACCCGATCCAATAAATGTTCGCGGGAAAAAACCTGTTTCGGATGGCTGGCCAAAAAATAGAGCAAATCAAATTCCCTTGGCGTCAGATTCAGCACGTCGTCCCCCGCCTGCACCCGGCGTTGGGCGACGTCCACAATAAGACCCGGATGGCGCAAAAGTTTTCCCTCGTCGGCCGGAGCCAAAAAGGCTCGGCGCAGGACCGCCCGCACGCGAGAAACCAACTCCCGAGGACTAAAAGGCTTAATTAAATAATCATCGGCCCCTTGATCAAGGCCCATAATCCGGTCCTCTTCATCCCCTAGCGCCGTTAACATAATGACCGGAAGCCAGGTTTCCCGTCGCCGCACCTCGGCCAACACCTGAAACCCGTCCATTTCCGGCAACATCAAATCCAGCACCATGACGTCCACAGGATGCTGCTCCAACTGCGTCAAGGCCGTCGGCCCATCTCCCGCTTCCAAAACATCAAACCCGGCATGTTCAAGATACATGCGACAAAGTTCCCGGATATGCGCATCATCATCGACCAGTAACACACGCCCCGACCGCACGGGATCTGCCACGATTTGATCCCCCACCGGCCTATCGGGCCGATGGAGTCCCCCTCTCTTGTTTTACGCCATCTTACCGTATGTCCGATCGGGAAAAAAGCCCAAGAGGCGGCAAAGGCCCCCCTCCTTTTGGGAGGAAAGGACCTTTACCCTCGATTATCCTGTCAAACTACCCGTTGCTTTGGCTAGCCAAAAACCGCTGAAAAAACTCCGCATTGGATTTGGTTCGTTTGAGATTTTGCAGTAAAAGCTCCGTGGCTTCGGGATTTTGCAAATTGTGAATGGCTTTTCGCACTGCCCAAATGACGTCCAATTCTTCGGGCGTAAGCAATAACTCTTCCCGTCGGGTTCCCGATCGCTTAATATCCACCGCCGGAAATGTCCGCCGCTCGGCCAACTTTCGATCCAAGTGGAGTTCCATGTTACCGGTACCTTTAAACTCTTCGTAAATCACGTCGTCCATTCGTGATCCCGTATCCACCAGCGCCGTGGCTAAAATCGTCAAGCTGCCACCGTTTTCCACTTTACGGGCGGCTCCGAAAAAGCGCTTCGGCTTGTGCAGAGCAGCGGGATCCATCCCACCGGATAAAGTTCGTCCCGAGGGCGGAATGGTTAAATTGTAAGCCCGGGCCAGCCGGGTGATGGAATCCAAAAAGATGACCACATCTTTCCCCATTTCCACCAGCCGTTTGGCGCGTTCCAACACCATCTCCGCCACCCGGATATGATCTTCCGGCGGCTCGTCAAACGTGGAGCTGGCGACTTCAGCCCGTACTGACCGCTCCATGTCGGTCACTTCTTCCGGCCGTTCGTCGATCAAGAGGACCATCAAATGGGTTTCCGGACTGTTTTGCGCGATTGCGTTGGCTAATTTCTTTAATAAGACGGTTTTCCCGGCCTTAGGAGGGGCCACAATCAATCCCCGCTGACCTCGGCCAATCGGGGCCACAATATCCACCAGCCGGCACGCTAAGTCTTCACGGGTCGTTTCAAGGCGAAAACGCGAATCGGGAAAGATGGGCGTGAGGGCATCAAAATCGGGGCGCTCGGCAGACTTTTCCGGCGAGAGGCTGTTGACCGCTTCCACCCGCAAAAGGGCGAAATAGCGTTCGCCATCCTTAGGTGGCCGCGCTTGACCCGAAACCAGATCGCCCGGTCGCAAATCAAATCGTCGAATTTGAGACGCCGATACATAAACGTCTTCCCGACTCCGTTGGAAATCCATGGGGCGAAGAAAACCATAATCGCCCACGACATCTAATAATCCCTGAACAAAGATAAACCCGTCTTTTTGGGTTCTGGCCCGCAGAATCTCCCAAATCAGTTCACCTTTACGATATTGGCGGAAATTTTCCACGTTAAGCTGGCGGGCTAACTTATAGAGATCTAAAAGGGTCATGGCTTCCAGCTGGGCCATGGTCAGCTGGGGTTCACGCGACCGAATGTCGCGTCGCGGATTCGGATTATTTCCCCGATACCCGTTTTCTTGCGGCGGACGACGGTCCGGCTGACGGCGCCAGTTGCCGTTATTCGTGGGGCCGGCACCGCGTGATTCGCGCGCTTCTGTCACGTCAATCGGAGCCGGTACGCCTGATATTTCCGGTTGCGCCGGGGCCTCGGGTTCGGCCGGAGCCTCCGACGTCGCCTCAACCGTGGCCGGTGTCGCTTGGGAGAGTTCCTTGGCCGTCTCCGACTCTTTCGGTTCAAGTGGGGTTTCCGATTCTTTCGCCAACACCGCTACCGACGTTTGGGCCGCCGACGCTTCAGCGGTTTTGGCCGGCAAACCGGCCGTCTCCGTCACCGGGTAGGGCATCGGCGACGCGACGTCGACCATAACAGCCGGAGGTTCGGGGAGAGGTTCAGGTTCGGCCTTAGCCGTTTCGGGTTGCGCCGCGCTAACGGCTTGCGGTTCCTCTCCAGCCGGGGTTTCCGGGGCTTCGGCCTTTGTCCGTCGGCGTCGGCGTTTCGGTTTTTCAGGTTCCTCCGAGGATACGGGAGACACGGGTAGGACGGGTTCGCTGACAACCGTCTCGTCAGCCGTGGTAGCCGGGGGGGTGGTTATAGCGATGTCGTCGGTTTTTTTCCGTCGACCTCCCCGACGTTTGGGTTTTTCTTCCGGATGGTTCTCGACTATGATCCCGTCGGTCCCCGCCGCATCCGCGGCGGGCACCTCCTGGGTCTCGGCAGTTGCCGCTTTTCGTGTGCGTCGCGTGCGCTTGCGCGGCGGTTCAGTCGCTTCGCCCACTTTTTGTTCATCGGCCATGAATCTCGTGTTTCCTCCTTAGGAAGAGTGCTAGGATGTCCGTTTTGGCCATTTGCGATCCAACCGGTGCTCCGCATTGACATAGCGGATGGTGCCGCTCTTTGAACGCATAACCACCGAGTGGGTGGTTACGATATGCCGACCATATTGCACGCCCGGCATTAAATCGGTATCGGTAATCGCTGTCGCGACGTATAAGACATCGTCCCCACGGACTAAATCCTCCAAGGTTAATAATTGCCGGGGATCTTTTAATCCCATGCCGCGCGCCCGTTCGGCCTGGGCATCGTCCTCAGGCACGAGGCGTCCTTGCATTTCGCCGCCGAGACACTTGACTGCAGCGGCGGCAATGACCCCTTCGGGTGCCCCGCCGATACCAATCATCATATCAATTCCAGAACCCTCAACACACGCCGCGACTGCAGGAGAGACATCCCCGTCGGAAATCAGCTTGATCCGACAGCCCAAACGACGAATCCGCTGGATAATCTCTTCGTGCCGCTCGCGGTCCAAAATCACGGCGGTTAGCTCGTCCACCGATTTACCCGAGGACTTGGCCAACATCCGTAGGTTGTCCTCGATCGGCGCATCTAATGAAATCACCCCGCGCCCGGCCGGGCCGGTCACGATTTTTTCCATGTACATATCGGGCGCATGCAATAAATGACCGCGCGGCGCAACCGCCATCACCGATATGGCGCCGGGTAACCCTTTGGCAACCAGATTGGTGCCTTCTAACGGATCGACGGCAATATCAACCGGTTCCCCTTGGCCGTCGCCGATTTCTTCACCAATATACAGCATCGGCGCTTCATCCATTTCGCCCTCACCAATAACCACGGTTCCCCGGATGTCTACCGTATCCAACATGGCACGCATAGCATCCACCGCCAACTTGTCGGCACCATTTTTGTCGCCACGGCCCATGAGCCGCCCCGCTTCAATCGCGGCGGCTTCCGTGACTCGCACAAATTCTAGCGCAAGTTCGCGCTCCATATGTTTCCTCCATACAATTGATTTGGATTTTCGGCAATGTGGGGGAATAACTAATGAGGGTGCTAGGCGACTGGCAGCGCGTCACCACTCATGTGCTGTACGACTACGTTTGGGGCCCGCCTCCGATATGGTTCAATCGAGCTAAGGTGTGTAAGGAATTCTGCCATAATGCTACCACATACCGCGATTTCACGCAATTATCCCGGCTTAAACACAGTCCCCGCAATCACGTCATAAATATGGGCCAAACGAAACGGCTTGGACAACCACCGCACATGGTCCGGCAACTGCTGCTCCACGGCCGGGTCTCCGGACATCACAATCATTGGAACATCGGACATTAAATGGACTAAGGAAAGCGGGGGGCCGCCCGGGATGGACCAGTCGGCCAAGACGACATCGGGTCGACGACGCCTCATTTCATACGCGAGATGAGCCGCCTCCAAACTGGAAAACGTCTCGACGCTCCATCCTTGATAGGTCAGAGCCTCTTTGATCATGGTCAAAAGGTCGGC contains:
- a CDS encoding response regulator receiver protein (PFAM: Response regulator receiver domain~COGs: COG2204 Response regulator containing CheY-like receiver AAA-type ATPase and DNA-binding domains~InterPro IPR001789~KEGG: adg:Adeg_0054 response regulator receiver protein~PFAM: Signal transduction response regulator, receiver region~SMART: Signal transduction response regulator, receiver region~SPTR: Response regulator receiver protein), whose amino-acid sequence is MMTVWVIDDDADLLTMIKEALTYQGWSVETFSSLEAAHLAYEMRRRRPDVVLADWSIPGGPPLSLVHLMSDVPMIVMSGDPAVEQQLPDHVRWLSKPFRLAHIYDVIAGTVFKPG
- a CDS encoding transketolase (PFAM: Transketolase, thiamine diphosphate binding domain; Transketolase, C-terminal domain; Transketolase, pyrimidine binding domain~TIGRFAM: transketolase, bacterial and yeast~COGs: COG0021 Transketolase~InterPro IPR005478:IPR005474:IPR005475:IPR005476~KEGG: rmr:Rmar_0472 transketolase~PFAM: Transketolase, N-terminal; Transketolase-like, pyrimidine-binding domain; Transketolase, C-terminal~PRIAM: Transketolase~SPTR: Transketolase;~TIGRFAM: Transketolase, bacterial-like); the protein is MMAINNPSAELDQRMINTLRTLAIDAVEQANSGHPGMPMGAAPMAHVLWTRFLRHNPKNPRWVNRDRFILSAGHGSMLLYALLYLTGYDISLDDLKRFRQWGSKAAGHPEYGWTPGVETTTGPLGQGFATGVGMAIAERHLAARYNQPGFPLIDHYTYAIVSDGDLMEGIASEAASLAGHLKLGKLIYLYDNNHISIEGTTDVAFTENVGARFKAYGWHVLTVDDGNDIQAIHEAIVSARSTPDQPSLIMVRTHIGYGSPNKQDTPDAHGAPLGKEEARLAKQAYGWPEDQPFWVPTEVLSQYRTQESLGPLWERQWQTLWREYQQKFPELARSLRSIWEADSPSWPDVPPFPSGQEMATRTASGRVINLIADQRPHFIGGSADLGPSNETRIKNGGDFTPDTPDGRNLHFGVREHAMGALLNGISLHGEFRVFGGTFLIFSDYMLPAMRLAALMHQPVTYVLTHDSIGVGEDGPTHQPIEQVTHLRAIPNLVLIRPADANETREAWRLAFTSQSRPVALALTRQKVPVLDADRTTGVAQGAYILEDASTGRPRCILLASGSEVHLALAARQTLEAKGIPTRVVSMPSWALFEEQSDEYRQRVIPPDVPARIAIEAASPLGWDRYVGPQGQILAMRRFGASAPGPELYRQFGFTPENIVAIAESLVASLDLDRV
- a CDS encoding transcription termination factor Rho (PFAM: Rho termination factor, N-terminal domain; Rho termination factor, RNA-binding domain; ATP synthase alpha/beta family, nucleotide-binding domain~TIGRFAM: transcription termination factor Rho~COGs: COG1158 Transcription termination factor~InterProIPR004665:IPR011129:IPR003593:IPR011112:IPR 011113:IPR000194~KEGG: tmr:Tmar_0151 transcription termination factor Rho~PFAM: ATPase, F1/V1/A1 complex, alpha/beta subunit, nucleotide-binding domain; Rho termination factor, RNA-binding; Rho termination factor, N-terminal~SMART: Cold shock protein; ATPase, AAA+ type, core~SPTR: Transcription termination factor Rho;~TIGRFAM: Transcription termination factor Rho); amino-acid sequence: MADEQKVGEATEPPRKRTRRTRKAATAETQEVPAADAAGTDGIIVENHPEEKPKRRGGRRKKTDDIAITTPPATTADETVVSEPVLPVSPVSSEEPEKPKRRRRRTKAEAPETPAGEEPQAVSAAQPETAKAEPEPLPEPPAVMVDVASPMPYPVTETAGLPAKTAEASAAQTSVAVLAKESETPLEPKESETAKELSQATPATVEATSEAPAEPEAPAQPEISGVPAPIDVTEARESRGAGPTNNGNWRRQPDRRPPQENGYRGNNPNPRRDIRSREPQLTMAQLEAMTLLDLYKLARQLNVENFRQYRKGELIWEILRARTQKDGFIFVQGLLDVVGDYGFLRPMDFQRSREDVYVSASQIRRFDLRPGDLVSGQARPPKDGERYFALLRVEAVNSLSPEKSAERPDFDALTPIFPDSRFRLETTREDLACRLVDIVAPIGRGQRGLIVAPPKAGKTVLLKKLANAIAQNSPETHLMVLLIDERPEEVTDMERSVRAEVASSTFDEPPEDHIRVAEMVLERAKRLVEMGKDVVIFLDSITRLARAYNLTIPPSGRTLSGGMDPAALHKPKRFFGAARKVENGGSLTILATALVDTGSRMDDVIYEEFKGTGNMELHLDRKLAERRTFPAVDIKRSGTRREELLLTPEELDVIWAVRKAIHNLQNPEATELLLQNLKRTKSNAEFFQRFLASQSNG
- a CDS encoding integral membrane sensor signal transduction histidine kinase (PFAM: HAMP domain; Histidine kinase-, DNA gyrase B-, and HSP90-like ATPase; His Kinase A (phosphoacceptor) domain~COGs: COG0642 Signal transduction histidine kinase~InterPro IPR003660:IPR003661:IPR003594~KEGG: adg:Adeg_1027 integral membrane sensor signal transduction histidine kinase~PFAM: ATP-binding region, ATPase-like; HAMP linker domain; Signal transduction histidine kinase, subgroup 1, dimerisation/phosphoacceptor region~SMART: ATP-binding region, ATPase-like; Signal transduction histidine kinase, subgroup 1, dimerisation/phosphoacceptor region; HAMP linker domain~SPTR: Sensor histidine kinase) — encoded protein: MSWRERFGHWYQQLSTRLVLSHVFVAVLVLAFALGVSQVTFRQYLVRSQMARLVSQADAIAPVMHGYFTGAIYPEMGVYLVNLLQGTLNDRVFVVDDTGQVLLETGSPRIPVTPLPEPVLARVLESGLPYRGILNQHVAAVGVPIVVGNQVAGGVFLESPLSLANRTAGSLTRLLVLGEMVAVVVVGALAYEISQRLAQPIDRLRRTVATMGQGPESVRAEVQGPTEVQALAVEFNRLQDRIERQMEQLRREAEARDALLAHVAHDLRTPLTSIRGFLEAIEDGVATGEQQKRAIHVAWEETLRLQRLVDRLLKATRIWSQTGSRERLALQAWVGKTIERVRPVADRAQVGVVWQNRQDGVMWGNEDYLMEALMNVLDNAIKWSPPGSTVEVISDVVDGQAVIEVDDQGPGIPDELLPRVFERFVTGDLSRQGSSGLGLAIVEDVVRQHQGSVVIERRPEGGTRVTLRFPVEEASLA
- a CDS encoding GCN5-related N-acetyltransferase (PFAM: Acetyltransferase (GNAT) family~InterPro IPR000182~KEGG: ddr:Deide_3p01050 diamine acetyltransferase 2 (spermidine/spermine N(1)-acetyltransferase 2)~PFAM: GCN5-related N-acetyltransferase~SPTR: Acetyltransferase), whose product is MTAAPVTIRPAVIRDWPAVSELWRALDEWHASFRPDLFPMSDVVEPRSVYRSALEDPDAWIGVAEQTGTIVGSVEIMIHELGWPGTRWRQQWALLVRLYVRPEVRGQGIGRRLFEAARNWASDRGVRQMLWLVWNQEASRFYRGLGAETMGEVQHLRWD
- a CDS encoding two component transcriptional regulator, winged helix family (PFAM: Response regulator receiver domain; Transcriptional regulatory protein, C terminal~COGs: COG0745 Response regulators consisting of a CheY-like receiver domain and a winged-helix DNA-binding domain~InterPro IPR001789:IPR001867~KEGG: dau:Daud_1897 two component transcriptional regulator~PFAM: Signal transduction response regulator, receiver region; Signal transduction response regulator, C-terminal~SMART: Signal transduction response regulator, receiver region~SPTR: Response regulator receiver); translation: MADPVRSGRVLLVDDDAHIRELCRMYLEHAGFDVLEAGDGPTALTQLEQHPVDVMVLDLMLPEMDGFQVLAEVRRRETWLPVIMLTALGDEEDRIMGLDQGADDYLIKPFSPRELVSRVRAVLRRAFLAPADEGKLLRHPGLIVDVAQRRVQAGDDVLNLTPREFDLLYFLASHPKQVFSREHLLDRVWGLDFDGDSRTVDVHVTRLRQKLLASNTPYEYLETVWGQGYRFVVKARSA
- a CDS encoding fructose-1,6-bisphosphatase, class II (PFAM: Bacterial fructose-1,6-bisphosphatase, glpX-encoded~TIGRFAM: fructose-1,6-bisphosphatase, class II~COGs: COG1494 Fructose-1 6-bisphosphatase/sedoheptulose 1 7-bisphosphatase and related protein~InterPro IPR004464~KEGG: chy:CHY_0787 fructose 1,6-bisphosphatase II~PFAM: GlpX~PRIAM: Fructose-bisphosphatase~SPTR: Fructose-1,6-bisphosphatase, class II;~TIGRFAM: GlpX), with protein sequence MERELALEFVRVTEAAAIEAGRLMGRGDKNGADKLAVDAMRAMLDTVDIRGTVVIGEGEMDEAPMLYIGEEIGDGQGEPVDIAVDPLEGTNLVAKGLPGAISVMAVAPRGHLLHAPDMYMEKIVTGPAGRGVISLDAPIEDNLRMLAKSSGKSVDELTAVILDRERHEEIIQRIRRLGCRIKLISDGDVSPAVAACVEGSGIDMMIGIGGAPEGVIAAAAVKCLGGEMQGRLVPEDDAQAERARGMGLKDPRQLLTLEDLVRGDDVLYVATAITDTDLMPGVQYGRHIVTTHSVVMRSKSGTIRYVNAEHRLDRKWPKRTS